The following coding sequences are from one Primulina eburnea isolate SZY01 chromosome 15, ASM2296580v1, whole genome shotgun sequence window:
- the LOC140814466 gene encoding uncharacterized protein, producing the protein MAVFEEAKKFEQEIDGEDDDEFEGSDEEEEQEEEEEEVLNSSGGGGAPVAVIDIDDDDDEDGENEDDEDDGDDDDDDDDDDDDEDDDEGEEDEDDLGTEYLVRPIANAEDEEDASDFEPQENGADDFDHEDEEGDDEAGGGKVEAPPKRKRSGKDDSDDSDDGGEDDVRPSKR; encoded by the exons ATGGCTGTGTTTGAAGAGGCGAAGAAATTTGAGCAAGAAATTGACGGTGAAGACGATGATGAATTTGAGGGGAGTGACGAGGAGGAAGAGCAGGAAGAGGAAGAGGAGGAAGTGTTGAACAGTAGCGGCGGTGGCGGGGCTCCGGTGGCGGTGATAGACATCGACGACGACGATGATGAAGACGGAGAGAATGAAGATGACGAAGACGACGGTGACGACGACGACGATGACGATGACGACGATGACGACGAAGATGACGATGAAGGAGAAGAGGACGAG GATGATTTAGGCACTGAATACCTAGTTAGACCCATTGCTAATGCTGAGGACGAGGAAGATGCTAGCGACTTCGAACCACAAGAAAATGGTGCTGATGATTTTGACCATGAAGACGAGGAGGGAGATGACGAGGCTGGTGGTGGAAAAGTGGAGGCTCCGCCAAAGAGGAAGCGCTCGGGCAAAGATGATTCGGATGATAGCGATGATGGTGGAGAGGACGACGTTAGACCATCAAAGAGGTAG